A genomic stretch from Camarhynchus parvulus chromosome 11, STF_HiC, whole genome shotgun sequence includes:
- the SETD6 gene encoding N-lysine methyltransferase SETD6, protein MASAPKRFKAAVESGAQEKSSADPLSAFLAWCGRAGVELNPKVRLSREGAVAGYGMLAAEELEAGEVLFTIPRTALLSQHTTSIHALLQEAQESLQSQSGWVPLLLALLHEYTASSSHWRPYFSLWQDFRSLDHPMFWPQEERTRLLQGTGIPEAVDKDLANIQLEYNSIILPFMETHPDIFDPKLHTLELYKELVAFVMAYSFQEPLEEEEEDEKGPNPPMMVPVADILNHVANHNANLEYSPHCLRMVTTQAVRKGQEIFNTYGQMANWQLLHMYGFAEPYPGNSHDTADIQMVTLRRAALQRAKSEAQQQLVSEQWDFLCQLEMVGEEGAFVLGWDEVLTEEELSMTLKVLCMSEEEFKEYKEQDGWEDDSDEEENSTLSNEALSRLKTPCKKLLYDSVLLTLESYGADLKAEQDLLNNKEAYEKLSRREQQALHVRYGQKRILHQLLELVQ, encoded by the exons ATGGCGTCGGCGCCCAAGCGGTTCAAG GCGGCGGTCGAGAGCGGTGCGCAGGAGAAGAGTAGTGCCGACCCCCTGTCCGCGTTCCTGGCATGGTGCGGGCGGGCCGGGGTGGAGCTGAACCCCAAG GTGcgcctgagcagggagggcgCGGTGGCGGGGTACGGGATGCTGGCCGCCGAGGAGCTGGAGGCGGGAGAGGTGCTGTTCACCATCCCTCGCACGGcgctgctgtcccagcacaccACCTCCATCCACGCACTCCTGCAGGAAG CCCAGgagtccctgcagagccagtcTGGTTGGGTCCCTCTCCTGCTGGCCTTGCTCCATGAGtacacagccagcagctcccactggcGGCCGTATTTCTCCCTCTGGCAGGACTTCCGGAGCCTGGACCACCCCATGTTCTG GCCTCAAGAAGAGCGAACAaggctcctgcagggcacaggcatCCCAGAAGCTGTGGACAAGGATCTAGCTAACATCCAGCTAGAGTACAACTCCATCATCTTGCCTTTCATGGAGACCCACCCTGACATCTTTGACCCCAAACTGCACACTCTGGAGTTGTATAAGGAGCTGGTGGCATTTGTCATGGCTTACAG CTTTCAGGAACCtttggaagaggaggaagaagatgagAAGGGGCCCAATCCTCCCATGATGGTGCCTGTAGCAGATATTTTGAATCATGTGGCCAACCACAATGCCAACCTGGAATACTCTCCT CACTGTCTGAGGATGGTTACAACACAGGCTGTAAGGAAAGGACAGGAGATCTTCAACACCTATGGGCAGATGGCCaactggcagctgctgcacatgTACGGCTTCGCAGAGCCCTACCCGGGTAACAGCCACGACACCGCCGACATCCAGATGGTGACACTGCGCAGGGCAGCGCTGCAGC GAGCCAAAAGTGAAGCGCAGCAGCAGCTGGTCTCAGAGCAGTGGGACTTCTTGTGCCAGCTGGAGATGGTGGGGGAGGAAGGTGCCTTTGTGCTTGGCTGGGATGAGGTGCTGACAGAGGAAGAGCTGTCCATGACCCTCAAG GTGCTCTGCATGTCAGAAGAGGAATTCAAGGAGTACAAGGAACAAGACGGCTGGGAAGATGACAGTGACGAAGAGGAAAACTCTACCCTTTCAAATGAGGCCCTCTCCAGACTTAAAACCCCTTGCAAGAAGCTCCTTTATGACAGTGTGCTGCTGACCCTGGAGTCCTATGGGGCAGacctgaaagcagagcaggacttGCTAAATAACAAGGAGGCTTATGAGAAACTGAGTCGAAGGGAGCAGCAGGCGCTGCACGTGCGCTATGGACAGAAGAGGATCTTGCACCAGCTGCTAGAGCTGGTACAGTAG